Proteins encoded by one window of Monoglobus pectinilyticus:
- a CDS encoding Type 1 glutamine amidotransferase-like domain-containing protein: MTYIPTASKAEKLGFFVKIGKWTLRRLGLTVDELDTSFASYETAKSKLEKNDIIYVAGGNMFYLLQELKRTGTDKLLADEINKGKLYIGESAGAILTAPDIGYSAEMDNVGKAPDLKDYSGLNVVDFYVVPHYKNWEMGKAAQIIIDKYSESLDLKVINDKQAIFIDNDKVKILDK; this comes from the coding sequence GTGACATATATCCCTACTGCCAGTAAGGCTGAAAAGTTAGGTTTTTTTGTAAAAATCGGCAAGTGGACATTGAGGCGATTGGGGCTGACTGTTGATGAGCTGGATACATCCTTCGCGTCTTATGAGACTGCCAAAAGTAAACTAGAAAAAAATGATATTATATATGTTGCCGGCGGCAATATGTTCTACTTGTTGCAGGAATTAAAAAGAACCGGAACCGATAAGTTGTTAGCCGATGAAATAAACAAAGGCAAGCTTTACATAGGAGAGTCGGCAGGCGCAATACTTACGGCGCCGGATATAGGTTATTCTGCAGAAATGGATAATGTGGGAAAAGCGCCGGATCTGAAAGATTATTCAGGACTTAATGTTGTTGATTTTTATGTTGTGCCCCATTATAAAAATTGGGAGATGGGGAAAGCGGCACAGATAATAATTGATAAATACTCAGAAAGTTTGGATTTAAAAGTTATTAACGATAAACAAGCTATATTTATTGACAATGACAAGGTCAAAATATTAGACAAATAG
- the fabZ gene encoding 3-hydroxyacyl-ACP dehydratase FabZ: protein MELNIKEIMDIIPHRYPFLLIDKIVEFEEGSRAVGLKNVTMNEPFFQGHFPGNPIMPGVLICEALAQVGAVVILSKPEFKNKLAVFTGINNFKFKHQVVPGETLRLEVELTKFRSVMGKADVCAYVGDEVAAKGEISFALIDKD from the coding sequence ATGGAACTTAATATTAAAGAAATAATGGATATAATCCCACATAGATATCCATTTTTGCTTATTGACAAAATAGTAGAGTTTGAGGAAGGTTCCCGAGCTGTTGGACTTAAAAATGTTACTATGAACGAGCCGTTCTTTCAGGGACATTTTCCCGGAAATCCAATTATGCCCGGAGTTTTGATTTGCGAGGCTCTCGCCCAGGTTGGCGCTGTTGTTATACTGAGCAAACCGGAATTTAAAAACAAGCTGGCTGTGTTTACCGGAATAAATAATTTTAAATTTAAACATCAAGTGGTGCCAGGCGAGACGTTAAGACTTGAGGTAGAACTCACAAAGTTCCGTTCAGTAATGGGCAAAGCTGACGTCTGCGCTTATGTCGGCGATGAAGTAGCGGCAAAAGGCGAAATTTCCTTTGCTTTAATAGATAAAGATTAA
- a CDS encoding DUF3795 domain-containing protein, protein MKMPEEIEPFMFAPCGMNCKVCYKHLAHKNSCGGCLKIGSEKPKHCRVCKIKDCAKNKGVTYCFECANYPCKQVDYLEQSYIKRYEVSLMENTRLVKECGIEYFMRQQKNKYTCAKCGGIISIHDKECSECRNSGGN, encoded by the coding sequence ATGAAAATGCCTGAAGAAATTGAACCATTTATGTTTGCTCCATGCGGAATGAACTGTAAAGTTTGTTATAAGCACTTGGCTCATAAAAATTCGTGCGGCGGATGTTTGAAAATTGGTTCTGAAAAGCCGAAACACTGCCGTGTATGCAAGATCAAGGACTGCGCAAAGAATAAGGGCGTAACATACTGTTTTGAATGTGCGAATTATCCTTGTAAACAGGTTGATTATTTGGAGCAAAGCTATATAAAAAGGTATGAGGTTAGTTTAATGGAAAATACCAGATTAGTTAAAGAATGCGGGATAGAATACTTTATGCGGCAGCAAAAGAATAAATATACCTGCGCAAAGTGCGGCGGCATAATTTCCATACATGATAAAGAGTGCAGTGAGTGCCGAAATAGCGGCGGCAATTAG
- a CDS encoding phosphoenolpyruvate carboxykinase (GTP) translates to MNMAEFTKCSNEKVNKWLEEQIAMCQPESVVWIDGSESQLEALRAEAVSTGELIKLNEEKLPGCYYHRTAENDVARVEDRTFICTPTEEEAGPINNWMEPSQMYDKLKALYTGAMKGRTMYIIPYSMGPVGSPFSKIGIELTDSIYVVLNMNIMTRIGQEVMDVLGTDGDFVKCLHAKKDVNPEERYIVHFPQDNAIMSVNSAYGGNVLLGKKCFALRIASYLGKQEGWMAEHMLILGLENPQGEVKYIAAAFPSACGKTNLAMLIPPEYLQEKGYKVWTVGDDIAWLRINPEDGKLYAINPEAGFFGVAPGTSEKTNFNALESTKKNTIFTNVALNNDDLTVWWEGLDKNPPKNCTNWLGEKVDGTTYEGNLAHPNSRFTAPAINCPCISSEFENPQGVPISAIVFGGRRAKTAPLVYQARDWEHGVFVGATMASETTAAAAGAVGVVRRDPMAMKPFVGYNMADYFGHWLEMGKKLGDNAPAIFHVNWFRKDDEGNFMWPGFGDNMRVLLWILDRVSGKADAHDSAIGLLPTASDIDTTGLGISAEELDALLSVDKEVWKEDVENIKEYFAQFGDRLPADIKKQLEILDKNLND, encoded by the coding sequence ATGAATATGGCTGAATTTACAAAGTGCAGTAATGAAAAAGTAAACAAGTGGCTGGAAGAGCAAATTGCTATGTGCCAGCCTGAAAGTGTTGTATGGATTGACGGAAGCGAAAGCCAGCTTGAGGCTCTCCGCGCTGAGGCAGTATCAACAGGCGAGCTTATTAAGCTTAACGAGGAAAAACTTCCGGGCTGTTACTACCACAGAACAGCTGAAAACGACGTTGCCCGTGTTGAGGACAGAACATTTATCTGTACTCCGACAGAAGAAGAAGCCGGCCCAATCAACAACTGGATGGAACCAAGTCAGATGTATGATAAGCTCAAGGCTCTTTATACAGGCGCAATGAAGGGCAGAACAATGTACATTATCCCTTATTCAATGGGACCTGTCGGCTCACCTTTCTCAAAAATCGGTATAGAGCTTACAGACAGTATCTATGTTGTTCTTAACATGAATATCATGACAAGAATCGGTCAGGAAGTTATGGACGTTCTTGGAACAGACGGAGATTTTGTAAAATGTCTGCACGCTAAAAAGGACGTTAATCCTGAAGAAAGATATATCGTTCACTTCCCGCAGGACAATGCGATTATGTCAGTTAACTCTGCTTACGGCGGAAACGTTCTTCTCGGCAAGAAGTGTTTCGCTCTGAGAATTGCCTCATATCTCGGAAAGCAAGAAGGCTGGATGGCAGAACACATGCTTATCCTTGGTCTTGAAAATCCTCAGGGAGAAGTTAAGTATATTGCTGCCGCATTCCCAAGCGCTTGCGGTAAAACAAATCTCGCTATGCTTATTCCGCCGGAATATCTCCAGGAAAAAGGATATAAGGTTTGGACAGTCGGCGACGATATCGCTTGGCTGAGAATCAATCCTGAAGACGGAAAGCTCTATGCTATTAATCCTGAAGCAGGTTTCTTCGGAGTTGCTCCGGGAACAAGCGAAAAGACAAACTTCAACGCTTTGGAATCTACAAAGAAGAACACCATTTTCACAAATGTTGCTCTTAACAATGACGACCTGACAGTATGGTGGGAAGGTCTTGACAAGAATCCTCCAAAGAACTGCACAAACTGGCTGGGAGAAAAGGTTGACGGAACAACATACGAAGGCAACCTCGCTCATCCTAACTCAAGATTTACAGCTCCGGCTATAAACTGCCCATGTATTTCTTCTGAGTTTGAAAACCCACAGGGCGTTCCGATTTCTGCTATTGTATTCGGCGGACGCCGCGCTAAAACCGCTCCGCTGGTATATCAAGCACGCGACTGGGAACACGGTGTGTTTGTAGGAGCTACTATGGCTTCTGAAACTACCGCTGCCGCTGCCGGCGCTGTAGGCGTTGTAAGACGTGACCCTATGGCTATGAAACCATTCGTTGGATACAACATGGCTGATTATTTTGGACATTGGCTCGAAATGGGCAAAAAGCTCGGTGACAATGCTCCTGCAATATTCCACGTTAACTGGTTTAGAAAAGACGATGAAGGCAACTTTATGTGGCCCGGATTCGGCGATAACATGAGAGTTCTTCTATGGATACTCGACCGTGTTTCAGGCAAAGCTGACGCCCATGACAGTGCTATCGGTCTGCTTCCTACAGCTTCTGACATCGACACAACAGGCCTCGGCATTTCTGCTGAAGAACTTGACGCTCTGCTCAGTGTTGATAAAGAAGTTTGGAAAGAAGACGTTGAGAATATTAAGGAATACTTTGCTCAGTTCGGAGACAGACTTCCGGCTGACATTAAGAAACAGCTTGAAATCCTTGACAAAAATCTTAACGACTAG
- the argB gene encoding acetylglutamate kinase — protein MEELIKKAGILVEALPYIQKLNGKTVVIKYGGNAMISEELKNKVMEDITLLKFIGLHPVLVHGGGPDISETLTRFGIQSEFVNGLRVTDDETMRVAQMVLMGKTNKEIVSLISQKGGKALGLSGIDGELIECEKQYANVDGKIVDIGYVGKIIKINQKVLEFLANDDYIPVVAPLGVDKEGRSYNINADTVAGAIAAALKAEKLMLLTDTPGIKSSPTADDIIYEINQKEIYKMIEAGTIAGGMIPKVKGGLEALAGGVNNVHIIDGRIPHCLLLEIFTDSGIGTMITR, from the coding sequence TTGGAAGAACTTATTAAAAAGGCCGGTATACTTGTTGAAGCCCTGCCTTACATACAAAAATTGAACGGAAAAACTGTTGTTATCAAATACGGCGGCAACGCTATGATAAGCGAAGAACTGAAAAACAAGGTTATGGAAGATATAACCTTGCTGAAATTTATAGGTTTGCACCCAGTGCTTGTACACGGCGGCGGTCCTGATATCTCGGAGACTTTGACAAGGTTTGGAATTCAAAGCGAGTTTGTAAACGGGTTAAGAGTCACCGATGACGAGACCATGCGCGTGGCTCAGATGGTGCTTATGGGAAAAACCAATAAGGAAATTGTTTCGCTGATTTCACAAAAAGGCGGCAAAGCATTGGGTCTTTCAGGAATTGACGGAGAGCTAATTGAATGCGAGAAGCAGTATGCCAATGTTGACGGCAAAATTGTTGATATCGGTTATGTTGGAAAGATAATTAAGATAAACCAAAAAGTTCTGGAGTTTTTGGCTAACGACGACTATATCCCCGTGGTTGCGCCGCTGGGAGTGGATAAGGAAGGCCGAAGCTATAATATAAACGCTGATACTGTGGCAGGCGCGATAGCCGCCGCACTAAAGGCAGAAAAACTTATGCTTTTGACAGACACCCCGGGAATAAAAAGCTCGCCGACCGCTGATGATATAATATATGAAATTAACCAAAAAGAAATATATAAGATGATTGAAGCCGGAACCATTGCCGGCGGTATGATTCCAAAGGTTAAAGGCGGACTTGAAGCATTGGCAGGAGGGGTAAATAACGTACATATAATTGACGGACGTATACCGCACTGTCTGCTGCTTGAAATATTTACCGACAGCGGTATAGGAACCATGATAACCCGATAA
- a CDS encoding double zinc ribbon domain-containing protein, which yields MNILSRLVNLVYPSKCSFCGKLISFQKSGINICSECMDKIKFCASRKRCKVCGTPLGNPRYRFCQSCFRKAKSNICTYYNGITAAVEYDRNSKRGILNLKHARSLSSVNTFSNLITAMVKNDFGGVNFDYITAIPPRRQRMKEIGFDQSGALAKKTAKLLSVKYYPNLFKRIRQTSKQTDLSSFERQQNLNGAFGLKGNSDNIQGKTILVIDDVTTTGATFNECARVLKLSGAKAVYCAAIATTEKNNGDRDSFT from the coding sequence ATGAATATTTTGAGCCGCCTTGTAAATCTTGTTTATCCATCTAAATGCAGCTTCTGCGGAAAGTTAATAAGTTTTCAAAAATCCGGCATTAATATATGCAGTGAATGTATGGATAAGATAAAATTCTGTGCCAGCCGCAAGCGCTGCAAAGTCTGCGGCACGCCGCTTGGAAACCCTCGTTACCGCTTCTGCCAAAGTTGTTTTAGAAAAGCTAAGTCAAATATATGCACCTATTATAATGGTATTACTGCTGCTGTGGAATATGACCGAAATTCCAAAAGAGGAATACTTAATCTCAAACACGCCCGAAGCCTAAGTTCAGTGAACACATTTTCAAATTTAATAACAGCAATGGTTAAAAATGATTTTGGCGGCGTCAACTTTGACTATATCACAGCTATACCGCCGCGGCGCCAGCGTATGAAAGAAATAGGGTTTGACCAAAGCGGTGCGCTGGCAAAAAAGACTGCCAAACTGCTCAGTGTAAAATATTATCCAAACCTTTTTAAACGAATCAGACAAACCAGTAAACAAACAGATCTTTCTAGCTTTGAAAGACAGCAAAATCTGAACGGAGCTTTCGGTCTCAAAGGAAACAGCGATAATATTCAAGGCAAAACTATCCTGGTTATTGATGATGTTACGACCACAGGCGCAACATTCAATGAATGTGCAAGAGTGTTAAAACTTTCCGGCGCCAAAGCTGTGTATTGCGCGGCAATAGCCACAACTGAGAAAAATAACGGTGACAGAGACAGTTTCACTTAA
- a CDS encoding putative polysaccharide biosynthesis protein, which translates to MEKTEATKVETKGGSKGSHFMQGALVLGIASLIVKIIGAVFKIPLINLIGDDGSGYFNVAYQIYTFMFIVATAGFPIAISKMVAESMARNDETDAKRVFQTAISFLAVIGLVGSIILFVFAKQLAGLVGIPDAELGIKAISPAVFFVSLASSMRGYFQGRQNMFPTAGSEVIESSGKMVIGLLMASFFMGMTIVPNLDKVIDFVTRQVDTAHMRTVYASAGAIFGVTAGTLLSFLLLSVIYICLAIGAKRHAKNIAPMTAAQEKLRPKRTILKELIMIAIPITIGASVSSLTTLIDMTTISRRLVTNPNVFNEYAFMFEQGTSFYDKAVGAGWTGAVLDSQKASTLYGMYTGKALTMFNLPLTLVVALGMSIVPAISSALARARKGEAGSITESAIRIAMLFGAPCAIGMSVLSSGVLGLLFSDDNAHVVLSILSIAIIPVAVVQVTNAILQSYGKVYYPVVNMLIGGAAKVIFNYIAIPYLGIDGAPIGTFICYLIIAVLNTVQIVRIANIRFKPLDILIKPLIAAGVMGVCGYFLSGILPTSRVLTVLEILICGIIYVIMIFAVRAIKREDIMNMPKGEKIAGILEKFKLIK; encoded by the coding sequence TTGGAAAAAACAGAAGCAACTAAAGTTGAAACAAAAGGCGGTTCAAAAGGAAGCCATTTTATGCAGGGGGCTTTAGTTTTGGGTATAGCCAGCCTGATTGTAAAAATAATAGGCGCAGTATTCAAAATACCTCTTATTAATTTGATTGGCGATGACGGAAGCGGTTATTTTAATGTGGCATATCAAATATACACGTTTATGTTTATAGTCGCTACGGCCGGATTTCCGATAGCTATATCAAAAATGGTTGCAGAGAGTATGGCTAGAAATGATGAAACTGATGCCAAAAGAGTATTTCAGACGGCGATTTCATTTTTGGCTGTTATAGGATTGGTCGGCAGTATAATTCTATTTGTTTTTGCAAAACAGCTGGCAGGTTTGGTTGGAATTCCGGATGCAGAGCTTGGTATAAAAGCTATTTCGCCGGCAGTTTTCTTTGTATCTTTGGCGTCGTCAATGAGAGGCTATTTTCAAGGCAGACAAAATATGTTCCCAACCGCAGGTTCTGAAGTAATAGAGTCCAGCGGTAAGATGGTTATAGGCTTGCTCATGGCGTCGTTCTTTATGGGGATGACTATTGTTCCGAATTTGGACAAGGTGATAGATTTTGTAACACGCCAGGTAGACACCGCCCATATGCGTACAGTTTATGCGTCTGCCGGAGCCATTTTTGGTGTGACTGCCGGAACTCTTTTATCGTTCCTGTTACTGTCAGTAATATACATATGCTTGGCTATAGGTGCAAAGCGGCATGCTAAAAATATTGCGCCGATGACAGCGGCCCAGGAAAAGCTGAGACCGAAAAGAACCATTTTAAAAGAACTGATAATGATAGCAATACCAATAACTATAGGGGCGTCTGTTTCAAGTCTTACAACTCTTATAGATATGACAACAATAAGCCGTAGGCTGGTTACTAATCCGAACGTGTTTAACGAGTACGCATTTATGTTTGAACAAGGGACGTCATTCTATGATAAGGCCGTTGGAGCAGGGTGGACCGGTGCGGTGCTTGATTCACAGAAAGCCTCAACTCTTTATGGAATGTACACGGGAAAAGCTCTGACTATGTTTAACCTGCCGTTAACCTTGGTTGTGGCTCTGGGAATGAGTATAGTTCCCGCAATTTCATCAGCTTTGGCTAGAGCCAGAAAAGGCGAGGCAGGAAGCATCACTGAGAGCGCTATAAGAATTGCCATGCTGTTCGGTGCGCCGTGCGCTATAGGAATGTCGGTGCTGTCCAGCGGTGTTTTAGGTCTGTTGTTTAGTGACGACAATGCGCATGTGGTTTTAAGCATTTTGTCAATAGCAATAATACCGGTTGCCGTAGTACAAGTCACAAATGCAATACTGCAGTCATACGGAAAAGTCTATTATCCGGTTGTAAATATGTTGATAGGCGGAGCCGCCAAGGTAATTTTCAACTATATAGCAATCCCGTACTTAGGTATTGACGGAGCGCCTATAGGAACTTTTATCTGTTATTTAATCATAGCGGTGCTTAATACCGTTCAGATAGTACGTATTGCAAACATAAGGTTTAAACCTCTTGATATACTTATAAAACCATTGATTGCGGCCGGCGTTATGGGTGTATGCGGATACTTTTTATCCGGTATTCTGCCAACTTCAAGAGTTCTCACTGTTTTAGAAATTCTTATTTGCGGAATAATATATGTAATAATGATTTTCGCTGTTCGAGCTATAAAACGTGAGGATATTATGAATATGCCTAAGGGCGAAAAAATAGCCGGTATACTAGAAAAGTTTAAACTGATAAAATAA
- a CDS encoding PPK2 family polyphosphate kinase produces MNIEKFAYYGDKKIKIKDVPTSSKPYDVEKERIIDETEKMKPQIEDLQEKLYAEAKEGLIIIIQAIDAAGKDSTIKHVMSGVNPQGVSVTAFKQPSSEELAHGFLWRAEKAVPRRGYIGIMNRSYYEDVLVVKVHNLQKTYKMPKRCVDMPAADFFKNRYKHIRNYEEYLSDNGYRVIKIFLNVSAEKQKERFLERIDNPAKNWKFSADDLSERALWDEYQKAFEDMINETATKTSEWYVLPADQKWFTRYLVSKIILKTLKKMNPKYPEVSKEDKEELEECRNELLAQK; encoded by the coding sequence ATGAATATAGAAAAGTTTGCATATTATGGTGATAAGAAAATTAAAATAAAAGATGTTCCGACCTCAAGCAAGCCATATGATGTGGAGAAAGAACGGATAATTGACGAAACCGAAAAAATGAAACCTCAGATAGAAGACTTGCAGGAGAAACTCTACGCCGAAGCCAAAGAGGGGCTTATAATTATTATTCAGGCTATAGATGCGGCCGGTAAGGACAGCACTATAAAACATGTGATGAGCGGAGTGAATCCCCAGGGCGTGTCTGTAACAGCGTTTAAACAGCCCTCATCTGAGGAACTTGCTCACGGTTTTTTGTGGCGGGCGGAAAAAGCTGTTCCTAGAAGAGGTTATATAGGAATTATGAACCGTTCATACTATGAGGATGTGTTGGTTGTAAAGGTGCATAATCTGCAAAAAACTTATAAAATGCCTAAGCGGTGCGTAGATATGCCCGCCGCAGATTTCTTTAAAAACCGTTATAAGCATATTAGAAATTATGAGGAATATCTCAGTGACAACGGATATAGGGTAATCAAAATATTTCTTAATGTCTCGGCTGAAAAGCAGAAGGAACGTTTCTTAGAGCGAATAGACAACCCGGCAAAAAATTGGAAATTCTCTGCTGATGATTTATCTGAAAGAGCGTTGTGGGACGAGTATCAGAAGGCCTTTGAGGATATGATAAACGAAACCGCAACAAAAACATCGGAATGGTATGTGCTCCCGGCTGATCAGAAATGGTTTACAAGATACTTAGTTTCAAAAATAATATTAAAGACGCTTAAAAAAATGAATCCAAAGTATCCTGAAGTCTCCAAAGAAGATAAAGAGGAGCTTGAGGAGTGCAGAAACGAATTATTGGCTCAAAAGTAA
- a CDS encoding DNA topoisomerase III, with amino-acid sequence MSKTLVLAEKPSVGRELARVLKCSRKSDGCLIGDKYIVTWALGHLVTLADPEAYGDEYKTWSLETLPMLPGKMKLEVIKQTSKQYSIVKRQLRSSEVSSVIIATDAGREGELVARWIIEKSGVKKPIKRLWISSQTDKAIKEGFQKLRDGKEYYNLYMAAQARAEADWLVGLNVTRALTCKFNAQLSAGRVQTPTLALLVQRENEIKKFVPKEYYTIEADIGKLFVSWRSKDGGLSTFDREKAERISKEIKGKPFKLTSLRSSDKQTYAPMLYDLTELQRDANKLYGYSPKQTLNIMQKLYEQHKALTYPRTDSRYLTDDIVPTLNERLRAVTIGDTKAAAEDILRRKLKINKSCINNSKVSDHHAIIPTEQKVPMISLSTEEKRIYNLVVKRFLACFMGPYKYKQIKAEFECESEKFTAGGKEEVSLGWKAVYSSDYSFDDEDTADAQERKQILPKMKYSDEFICKNTFVKSGKTKPPARYTEATLLSAMENPSRFVNDKNMKEYLGGGLGTPATRADIIEKLYSSFYVEKQGNSMVPTSKGVQLIDLVPPDLKEPLLTAKWEQELEKISKGKTQKQKFIAEIEKYSADLVKTVKNSSAEYKHDNMTKKTCPDCGKYLLEVNGKKGKMLVCQDRDCGYRRSVSIITNARCPECHKKMELRGEGEKKSFYCSCGYREKYSAFKERRGQSGASKRDVQNYLRNQNKKEDDSNNPFAAAFDKLNL; translated from the coding sequence ATGTCTAAAACTCTCGTCTTAGCAGAAAAACCATCCGTCGGAAGAGAACTTGCACGGGTCTTAAAGTGCAGCAGAAAATCTGACGGATGCCTTATAGGAGACAAATATATAGTGACATGGGCTCTCGGTCACTTGGTCACTTTGGCCGACCCGGAAGCCTACGGAGATGAATACAAAACCTGGAGCCTGGAAACGCTCCCTATGCTGCCGGGAAAGATGAAACTCGAGGTCATAAAGCAGACTTCAAAACAGTACAGCATTGTAAAACGCCAGCTGCGAAGCTCAGAGGTCAGCTCCGTTATTATTGCAACCGACGCCGGGCGTGAAGGCGAGCTGGTTGCCCGCTGGATAATTGAGAAAAGCGGAGTTAAAAAACCAATAAAAAGACTTTGGATATCGTCACAGACTGATAAAGCAATAAAAGAAGGCTTTCAGAAACTAAGAGACGGCAAGGAGTATTATAATCTCTATATGGCGGCCCAGGCAAGGGCTGAAGCCGACTGGCTTGTCGGATTAAATGTTACGAGAGCCCTTACCTGCAAGTTTAATGCTCAGTTATCCGCCGGACGTGTACAAACTCCTACACTCGCACTATTAGTGCAGAGAGAAAATGAGATAAAGAAATTTGTTCCTAAGGAATATTACACAATAGAAGCCGATATAGGCAAATTATTTGTTTCCTGGCGCAGCAAGGACGGCGGACTATCCACATTTGACCGTGAAAAAGCAGAAAGAATATCCAAAGAGATTAAAGGCAAACCGTTCAAGCTCACATCTTTAAGAAGCTCTGACAAACAGACGTATGCGCCCATGTTATACGATTTGACCGAACTCCAAAGAGACGCAAACAAGCTCTACGGTTACTCTCCGAAACAAACTCTCAACATAATGCAAAAATTATATGAACAGCATAAGGCACTGACGTACCCTAGAACTGATTCACGCTATTTGACTGACGATATAGTTCCGACATTAAATGAACGTCTGCGTGCTGTAACCATCGGCGACACAAAGGCGGCGGCTGAAGATATACTCCGCAGGAAATTAAAAATCAACAAAAGCTGCATAAATAACAGTAAGGTTTCAGACCACCATGCCATAATACCAACTGAACAAAAGGTTCCTATGATTTCGCTCTCAACAGAAGAAAAGCGCATATATAATCTTGTGGTCAAACGGTTTTTGGCCTGTTTTATGGGTCCGTATAAATATAAACAAATCAAAGCTGAATTTGAGTGCGAAAGTGAGAAGTTTACAGCAGGAGGCAAAGAGGAGGTTTCTCTTGGCTGGAAAGCAGTATATTCCTCAGACTACTCGTTTGATGATGAAGATACTGCTGACGCACAGGAAAGGAAACAAATACTCCCCAAAATGAAATACAGCGACGAGTTTATCTGTAAAAACACATTCGTCAAATCAGGCAAAACAAAACCTCCGGCACGATATACGGAGGCAACATTACTTTCGGCTATGGAAAATCCCTCCCGTTTTGTAAACGACAAAAATATGAAAGAATATTTGGGCGGAGGGCTAGGAACCCCTGCCACAAGAGCCGATATAATAGAAAAGCTATACTCCTCATTCTATGTAGAAAAGCAGGGAAACAGCATGGTTCCTACTTCAAAAGGCGTTCAGCTCATAGATTTGGTGCCGCCGGATTTAAAAGAACCCCTGCTCACCGCTAAGTGGGAACAAGAGTTAGAAAAAATTTCAAAAGGCAAAACTCAAAAGCAAAAATTTATTGCTGAAATAGAAAAGTATTCTGCCGACCTTGTTAAGACCGTTAAAAACAGCAGCGCCGAATACAAACATGACAACATGACCAAAAAGACTTGTCCCGACTGCGGAAAATATTTGCTTGAGGTAAATGGTAAAAAGGGAAAAATGCTGGTCTGCCAGGATAGGGACTGCGGTTACCGCCGTTCAGTCAGCATAATAACAAACGCACGCTGTCCTGAATGCCACAAAAAAATGGAGCTTAGAGGCGAGGGTGAAAAAAAGAGTTTCTACTGCTCATGCGGCTACAGGGAAAAATACTCCGCCTTCAAGGAGCGGAGAGGACAAAGCGGCGCTTCCAAAAGAGATGTGCAAAATTATCTTCGCAATCAAAACAAAAAAGAAGACGACTCCAACAATCCATTTGCAGCAGCATTTGATAAGCTAAATCTATAA
- a CDS encoding phosphatase PAP2 family protein yields the protein MIEFITKIDFAVLEFIRNTLNSSFMDYIMPIITDFGSGGLLWIAVGVIMLCTEKYRRCGASVLIGLLLCLVLGNIILKPLIGRMRPCWINDSIDMLVRIPRDYSFPSGHTLAVFTTAFIIFGYSKKIGIPLVVLACLIGFSRMYLYVHYPTDVLGGIALAALIAWAVRKFVNGTVFSRMFRRFED from the coding sequence TTGATAGAATTTATTACAAAAATAGATTTTGCGGTTTTGGAATTTATTCGAAACACATTAAACAGTTCTTTTATGGATTACATCATGCCTATCATAACCGATTTTGGTTCCGGAGGACTGCTTTGGATTGCGGTGGGAGTCATAATGTTATGCACTGAAAAATATCGAAGATGCGGGGCTTCGGTTTTGATCGGACTGCTGCTGTGCTTGGTTTTGGGAAACATCATTTTAAAACCGCTTATCGGCAGAATGAGACCCTGCTGGATAAATGACAGTATAGATATGCTTGTTAGGATTCCCAGGGACTACTCCTTCCCGTCAGGACATACCCTGGCTGTTTTTACAACAGCGTTTATAATTTTTGGATATTCAAAAAAGATAGGAATACCGCTTGTAGTTTTAGCGTGCTTAATTGGATTTTCAAGAATGTATTTATATGTCCATTACCCTACTGATGTATTGGGTGGCATAGCATTAGCCGCTCTCATTGCGTGGGCAGTTAGAAAATTTGTTAACGGGACAGTATTCAGCCGGATGTTTCGGAGGTTTGAAGACTAG
- a CDS encoding GyrI-like domain-containing protein, which translates to MSEIKVSVVNLKKQTVYGLWKNSNDSTVSKDIKNLSKKYHIKVSSPGSKVFPYFVLSRNYNELSKDFEMFVGGTIDKKGLESLIIPNGEYARITIKPKLGFLWGLAIGEAKRYFYTKWLPKSRYSALNMEYEYHTEKSDGKSPEIDIFFAVKRK; encoded by the coding sequence ATGTCAGAAATAAAAGTCAGTGTAGTAAATTTAAAAAAGCAAACAGTATATGGTCTATGGAAAAATTCAAATGACAGCACAGTTTCAAAAGATATAAAGAATCTTTCTAAAAAATATCACATAAAGGTGTCGTCGCCGGGCAGTAAAGTGTTCCCCTATTTCGTGCTGTCAAGGAATTATAACGAACTGAGTAAGGATTTTGAAATGTTTGTGGGAGGCACAATAGACAAAAAAGGGTTAGAATCTTTAATTATTCCAAACGGTGAATATGCAAGGATAACTATAAAACCGAAACTGGGATTTTTGTGGGGATTGGCTATTGGCGAAGCAAAGAGATATTTCTATACCAAATGGCTGCCTAAAAGCCGATATTCGGCGCTGAATATGGAATATGAATACCATACTGAGAAGAGTGATGGAAAGTCTCCGGAAATAGATATATTTTTTGCTGTTAAGAGAAAATAA